Within the Acidimicrobiales bacterium genome, the region CTTCTGTCCGTTAACCACCCAGCTGTCGCCGTCCCGGAGCGCTCGGGTTCGCAGCGCGGCCAGGTCGGTGCCGGCATCGGGTTCCGAGTAGCCGATCGAGAAGTGCATCTCGCCGGCCAGGATCCGCCTCAGAAAGAAGTCCTTCTGCTCGTCGGTGCCGAACCTCCGGATGGTCGGCCCGACGGTGTTGGTGGTCAGGAACGGGATGGGACAGCCGGCAGCCTGGGACTCGTCGAAGAAGATGTACTGCTCGATGGGGGTGAAGCCCCTGCCGCCGTACTCGACCGGCCATCCGACCCCCAGCCAGCCGTCGGACCCGACCTGTCGGATGAGGGCCTTGTAGTCGTGGTTCTCGGCAAACTCCGCGCTGGAGACACGGCCCTTCACCTCGGGCGTCATCAGGTCGCCGAAATATGCCCTGAGCTCAACCTGCAGGGCCTTCTGGTCGTCGGTGAGGTCGATGAACACTTGTCCGGGGCGCCGTCGGTGGTCAGTTCCGGGGGATGTCCTGCCAGGCGGCACCCTTGAACGGGTCTGGCTCCCTGGGGAGCCCAAGGACCCGTTCCCCGATGATGTTGCGCTGCACCTCGTCGGTCCCACCGGCGATGCTCACCCCGGCGGCGCTGATGCAGAAGGCGGACCAGCGTGCCGACGCCGCCGAAGCCGGATCCCCATCCCCCCAGGCCTGGCCGGCCGTGCCGACGATGGCCATGGCCAGGTCCCGCGAGCGGCGGGCCAGGATGGCCCCGCTGAGCTTGGCTATGGAACCCTCAGGGCCCGGTACTCCTCCGGCAGCGACCGTGGCCCGTATGCGCTGGCCGATGTAGTCCTTGATCTCCTCGTGGACGTACAGGTCGGCCAGGCCCTGGCGGATTACCGGATCGTGGGACCGGCCGAGTTCCCGGGCCAGCATGGTGAGCTCCGGGCATCGCTTCGCGTTCAGGGCGCCACCGCCGGCGCCGATCGAGACACGCTCGAACATGAGCATCGAGACCGCCAGGTTCCAGCCCTGGTTCACCTCCCCGAGGAGGTTCCCGGCCGGGATCCGCACGCCGGTGAAGAAGACCTCGTTGAAGCCACGCGCTCCGGAGATCTGCACGAGCGGTCGGATCTCGACTCCGGACGATCGCAGATCCACGATGAACATGGAGAGGCCCTGGTGCTTGGGCAGGGTCGGATCGGTCCTGGCCACCACGATCCCGAAGTCGCAGTAGTGGGCTCCCGAGGTCCACACCTTCTGACCGTCCAAGATCCACTCCTCGCCGTCCCGGACGGCACGGGTGGAGAGCCCGGCCACGTCGGACCCGGCACCCGGTTCGGAGAACATCTGGCACCAGATGGCATCGCCGCGGATGTTGTCCGCGAGGTAGACGGCCTTCTGCTCCTCGGTGCCGAACTGGGCGAGCATGGGCAGGCACATGCCGTGCGAGATGGACAGGGGAGCGTTCGGTAGCCGGTATCCGGCCGACACCCTGTCGAACACCTCCTGGTGGCGGCGGGTGAGGCCCGCTCCGCCGAAGATGGCCGGGTATGTCAGGCCGGCCAGGCCGGCATCTGCCAGGGATCCCTGGAAGGCCCGGGTCCGGAGGAGTGCATCCGCCTCGCCACCCTGGCCGTCACCGTCCTCGCCGGTGGGATCGCTGATCCTCCGGCAGTGTGCGTCGAGGAAC harbors:
- a CDS encoding acyl-CoA dehydrogenase family protein translates to MGGQDMAQVSGDSADLELAGDDEFPTRVEEFLDAHCRRISDPTGEDGDGQGGEADALLRTRAFQGSLADAGLAGLTYPAIFGGAGLTRRHQEVFDRVSAGYRLPNAPLSISHGMCLPMLAQFGTEEQKAVYLADNIRGDAIWCQMFSEPGAGSDVAGLSTRAVRDGEEWILDGQKVWTSGAHYCDFGIVVARTDPTLPKHQGLSMFIVDLRSSGVEIRPLVQISGARGFNEVFFTGVRIPAGNLLGEVNQGWNLAVSMLMFERVSIGAGGGALNAKRCPELTMLARELGRSHDPVIRQGLADLYVHEEIKDYIGQRIRATVAAGGVPGPEGSIAKLSGAILARRSRDLAMAIVGTAGQAWGDGDPASAASARWSAFCISAAGVSIAGGTDEVQRNIIGERVLGLPREPDPFKGAAWQDIPRN